From the Chryseobacterium viscerum genome, one window contains:
- the topA gene encoding type I DNA topoisomerase, with the protein MSKNLVIVESPAKAKTIQKYLGKDFEVKSSFGHIRDLPKKGMGIDLTTFSPDYEVSADKKKLVTELKAAVKKADMVWLASDEDREGEAIAWHLADELKLKPENRKRIVFHEITKNAILKAIDNPRDIDQNLVNAQQARRVLDRIVGFEMSPVLWKKVKPGLSAGRVQSVAVRLIVEREKEIREFTPKASFKLDGIFLNKTEQEIAAKLKKDFEKEEDAEKFLEQAKTTEFKVLNVETKPGTRSASAPFTTSTLQQEASSRLGYNVTNTMRLAQRLYEEGYITYMRTDSVNLSQEAIEGAKKQITSEYGAEYSSPRNYTTKSASAQEAHEAIRPTDFGVKSIGDAQLNKLYQLIYRRTLASQMANAKIEKTVIEIGNASLPHHFEAQGEVIIFDGFLKAYGIVKTEDEDEENNDKLLPKVSVGEVLNYKTITATEKFTRPSARYTEAGLVRKLEELGIGRPSTYAPTIQTIQNREYVDKREIEPHTREVIKMSLAKDKIKKVVLEEKFGGDKNKFIPTDIGEVVNDFLTDNFREILDYGFTARVEESFDEIASGDQKWKEMMTNFYSKFHPRIEDVEENADRATGDRLLGVDPKTGKNVHARIGRFGAMIQIGETDDEEKPVFASLMTGQNIATITFEEALELFKLPFDLSEVDGQPVSVGVGRFGPYVKWGETYISIPKGEDPLSVDQKRAEEIINEKKIADAPIATYKGEPVTKGTGRFGPFIKYKAIFVNVPKKYDFENLSQSDINELIDAKLEKEANRYIQQWEKEKISIENGRWGPFIKFGKAMFKIPKKADDTKYEADELKELSLDEVKKWITDQDPKAFAEKKKPAAKKAATAKKTTTTAKKPAAKKPAAKK; encoded by the coding sequence ATGTCGAAAAATTTAGTAATCGTAGAGTCCCCGGCAAAAGCAAAAACTATTCAGAAATATTTAGGAAAGGATTTTGAAGTGAAATCCAGTTTTGGACATATCCGGGACCTACCTAAAAAAGGAATGGGGATAGACCTTACTACATTCAGTCCCGATTACGAAGTTTCCGCAGACAAGAAGAAATTGGTAACCGAATTAAAGGCTGCAGTAAAGAAAGCAGATATGGTATGGCTCGCTTCCGATGAGGACCGCGAAGGGGAGGCTATTGCATGGCACCTGGCGGATGAGTTGAAATTGAAGCCTGAAAACAGAAAAAGAATTGTTTTCCACGAGATTACTAAAAACGCCATTCTAAAAGCAATCGACAATCCGAGAGATATAGATCAGAACTTAGTCAATGCCCAGCAGGCAAGAAGAGTGCTGGACAGAATTGTAGGTTTTGAAATGTCACCTGTGTTATGGAAGAAAGTAAAGCCGGGATTATCTGCAGGAAGAGTACAGTCTGTAGCAGTACGATTAATTGTTGAAAGAGAAAAAGAGATTCGTGAGTTTACACCAAAAGCAAGTTTTAAACTTGACGGAATCTTTTTAAATAAAACAGAGCAGGAAATAGCTGCTAAATTGAAAAAAGACTTTGAAAAAGAAGAAGATGCAGAAAAATTCCTTGAGCAGGCAAAAACTACAGAATTTAAAGTTCTGAATGTTGAAACCAAGCCGGGTACACGTTCCGCTTCAGCTCCATTTACAACTTCTACACTACAGCAGGAAGCTTCCTCAAGACTTGGATATAATGTAACCAACACCATGCGTCTGGCACAAAGACTGTATGAAGAAGGGTACATTACCTATATGAGAACAGACTCCGTAAACCTTTCTCAGGAAGCAATTGAAGGAGCTAAAAAACAAATTACATCAGAATACGGAGCAGAATATTCTTCTCCAAGAAATTATACTACAAAATCTGCTTCAGCACAGGAAGCTCACGAAGCGATCCGTCCTACGGATTTTGGAGTGAAAAGTATAGGAGATGCACAACTGAATAAGTTATACCAACTCATATACAGAAGAACACTGGCTTCTCAGATGGCCAATGCCAAAATTGAAAAGACTGTGATCGAAATCGGGAATGCATCATTACCCCACCATTTTGAAGCGCAGGGAGAGGTGATCATTTTTGACGGTTTCCTGAAAGCTTACGGTATTGTGAAGACAGAAGATGAAGATGAGGAGAACAATGATAAATTGCTGCCTAAAGTAAGTGTAGGAGAGGTATTGAACTATAAAACCATTACCGCTACTGAAAAATTCACAAGACCAAGTGCAAGATATACCGAAGCAGGATTGGTGAGAAAACTTGAAGAATTAGGGATTGGTAGACCTTCTACTTATGCTCCAACGATTCAGACGATTCAGAACAGAGAATATGTGGATAAGAGAGAAATTGAGCCGCATACGCGTGAAGTGATCAAAATGTCTTTAGCCAAAGATAAGATCAAAAAAGTAGTTCTTGAAGAGAAATTCGGAGGTGATAAAAATAAATTTATTCCTACAGATATAGGTGAAGTGGTAAATGATTTCCTGACGGATAACTTCAGAGAGATCCTTGATTATGGCTTCACAGCAAGAGTAGAAGAAAGTTTTGACGAAATTGCAAGTGGTGACCAGAAATGGAAGGAAATGATGACGAATTTCTACTCAAAATTCCACCCAAGAATTGAAGACGTAGAAGAAAATGCAGACCGTGCAACCGGAGACAGGCTATTAGGGGTAGATCCGAAGACGGGTAAAAATGTTCATGCAAGAATCGGAAGATTTGGGGCAATGATCCAGATTGGAGAAACTGATGATGAAGAGAAACCGGTTTTTGCTTCATTAATGACAGGACAAAATATTGCAACCATTACTTTTGAAGAGGCATTAGAACTATTCAAACTGCCTTTCGATTTAAGTGAAGTTGACGGACAGCCAGTTTCTGTAGGTGTTGGTAGATTTGGACCTTATGTGAAATGGGGAGAAACCTATATCAGCATTCCGAAAGGAGAAGACCCTCTTTCTGTAGATCAGAAACGTGCAGAAGAAATTATCAATGAAAAGAAAATTGCGGATGCTCCAATTGCTACTTATAAAGGGGAACCGGTAACGAAAGGAACAGGAAGATTCGGACCATTTATTAAATACAAAGCTATTTTCGTAAATGTCCCAAAGAAATATGACTTTGAAAATCTTTCTCAAAGCGATATCAATGAACTGATTGATGCGAAACTTGAAAAAGAAGCCAACCGATATATCCAGCAGTGGGAAAAAGAAAAAATTTCCATTGAAAACGGAAGATGGGGACCTTTCATCAAATTCGGAAAAGCAATGTTTAAAATCCCGAAGAAAGCTGACGATACAAAATACGAAGCAGATGAGTTGAAAGAGCTTTCTTTAGATGAGGTTAAAAAATGGATCACAGATCAGGATCCTAAAGCTTTTGCAGAAAAGAAAAAACCAGCAGCTAAAAAAGCAGCCACTGCTAAGAAGACAACTACAACAGCAAAAAAGCCTGCGGCTAAGAAACCTGCAGCTAAGAAATAA
- a CDS encoding formimidoylglutamase: protein MDFEDFIISPRNFKTESWQIGNRITKDIKEDSIVLLFVSDYRGVGGDAEVQDFTAVRNEFYKLSQMDFEIPVVDLGDLVSGKSVQDTHYILQEVLSACHYKRAIPVIVGGSNDFAFSLFSALNFHQKNINYTQISNIISLQQGETINEHTFLGKIFGAKNFSIKNYHHLGYQKHLNEMDSVRLIKEVEFDIIRLAEMMNSTEKTEPFFRKADLVTVNCDAVESFSEPFSMNPQVNGLNRREICAYMKEIGLSENLKSVGIFNYNIYSENQLNHQLLAQMLWYLIEGINIQHSHPKERHYELFYVLIDDRQYAFKRDTFSNLWYFGDDENIDNCIPCSRKDFDEAKKGWLNARLTKI, encoded by the coding sequence ATGGATTTCGAAGACTTTATCATTTCACCAAGAAATTTCAAAACAGAAAGCTGGCAGATAGGAAATCGGATTACAAAAGATATCAAAGAAGACAGTATTGTTCTTTTGTTTGTGTCGGATTACAGAGGAGTGGGCGGAGATGCAGAAGTACAGGATTTTACAGCGGTGAGGAACGAGTTTTATAAACTTTCTCAGATGGATTTTGAAATTCCGGTTGTGGATCTTGGAGACCTTGTGTCTGGGAAGTCTGTTCAGGATACCCATTATATTTTGCAGGAAGTCCTGTCGGCATGTCATTACAAAAGAGCAATTCCGGTAATTGTGGGCGGATCCAATGATTTTGCTTTCTCATTATTTTCTGCTTTGAATTTTCATCAGAAAAATATCAATTATACGCAGATCAGTAATATTATCTCACTTCAACAGGGTGAAACAATCAATGAACATACTTTCTTGGGTAAAATTTTCGGAGCCAAGAATTTCTCTATTAAAAATTACCATCATTTAGGTTACCAGAAGCATTTGAATGAAATGGATTCAGTGAGATTAATCAAAGAAGTTGAGTTTGATATTATCCGCCTTGCTGAAATGATGAATTCTACAGAAAAAACAGAACCTTTCTTCAGAAAAGCAGATCTGGTGACCGTAAATTGTGATGCTGTGGAAAGTTTCAGCGAACCTTTTTCCATGAATCCACAGGTAAATGGATTAAACAGAAGAGAGATTTGTGCCTACATGAAAGAAATCGGATTGAGTGAAAATCTGAAATCTGTAGGAATTTTTAATTATAATATTTATTCAGAAAACCAGTTGAACCACCAGCTTTTAGCACAAATGTTATGGTATCTGATCGAAGGAATCAATATCCAGCATTCCCACCCAAAGGAAAGACATTATGAGCTGTTCTATGTTTTGATAGATGACAGACAATATGCATTCAAGCGTGATACTTTCAGTAATTTGTGGTATTTTGGTGATGATGAAAATATAGACAATTGCATTCCGTGTTCTAGAAAGGATTTTGATGAAGCCAAAAAAGGATGGCTGAATGCAAGACTGACGAAAATTTAA
- a CDS encoding glycosyltransferase family 2 protein, with translation MTNVPSKISIIVPVYNVENYLTKCLDSLVNQSFSNIEILVINDGSKDNSEKIIEGYAQRYPEKIKAFTKENGGLSDARNFGLDRAAGDYIGFVDSDDYVSETMFEEMLLLAEKHQAKMVICNIQKVDETGKVSQKLTQLPNMPEKIVLENNFSVFSDISYFACNKLFKKELFHQRRFKKGVHFEDIQLIPQLLLECDTIAQTQKFHYQYLERTDSITKTHTEKGLDMLKAVADVENIFNESQYSHKKEELKNFQIFEGVYSFLAYLAFVKKEEIFYSMSDQLVLFMKERQIKIQDILKYSRFGKNYLLSLPLKKKIFYLLFFGGQKRLIRKLI, from the coding sequence ATGACAAATGTTCCCTCAAAAATATCCATTATTGTTCCTGTTTATAATGTCGAAAATTATCTGACAAAATGCCTTGATTCCCTTGTAAACCAGAGTTTTTCTAATATTGAGATTCTCGTAATAAATGATGGGAGTAAAGATAATTCTGAAAAAATCATTGAAGGGTATGCACAAAGATATCCGGAAAAAATAAAAGCTTTTACCAAAGAAAACGGAGGTTTAAGTGATGCCCGTAATTTTGGGCTTGACAGAGCTGCCGGAGATTATATAGGTTTTGTAGACAGTGATGACTATGTTTCCGAAACAATGTTTGAAGAAATGCTTCTTTTAGCAGAAAAGCATCAGGCAAAAATGGTGATCTGCAATATTCAGAAAGTTGACGAAACCGGGAAGGTTTCCCAAAAACTGACTCAGCTTCCCAATATGCCCGAGAAAATAGTCCTTGAAAATAATTTTTCAGTGTTCTCGGATATCAGCTATTTTGCATGCAATAAACTGTTCAAAAAAGAACTTTTTCATCAAAGAAGATTTAAAAAAGGAGTTCATTTTGAAGATATTCAGTTGATCCCACAACTTTTACTGGAATGTGATACCATTGCTCAGACCCAAAAATTCCATTATCAGTATCTTGAACGTACTGATTCTATTACGAAAACCCATACGGAAAAAGGGCTTGATATGCTGAAAGCAGTAGCTGATGTGGAAAACATATTTAATGAATCTCAATATTCTCATAAAAAAGAGGAGTTAAAAAACTTCCAGATTTTTGAAGGAGTTTACTCATTTCTGGCCTATCTGGCCTTTGTGAAAAAAGAAGAAATATTTTATAGTATGTCTGATCAGTTGGTTCTTTTTATGAAGGAAAGACAAATAAAAATTCAAGATATATTGAAGTATAGTCGTTTTGGTAAGAATTATCTTTTATCTTTGCCTTTGAAGAAAAAAATTTTTTATCTGTTGTTTTTTGGAGGACAGAAAAGATTGATAAGAAAGTTGATTTAA